In a genomic window of Streptomyces sp. SJL17-4:
- a CDS encoding SpoIIE family protein phosphatase, with translation MSATGGASGFAGLAAENRRLREAAARGHLIDLATGMLAVQLGQSTADAADRLADLARATGTSLEDLAADIVNGAASPGDPRVDPGTAPPRPARRLRQAAAAAETADSVGEAALTLLERGLAPLGADSVWLWRCAEAGYLRLAGYAGVSATEAAAWHGIPPAFPEPFRTALAENAPVWLGGGPADATALPGASAVAARALVPLRRRGTTIGLALIGWPEPMGFDVRTRRDITRLMEVASTVLDRPDSPEATAPEFVDLLDALTRPGVLLRTSGTSGGTTVEHANEDAVVALGGPLPADDRSLPRAFPLAHRELARLVGRAHRARRPQHAARLPVRARTGPEGSLAPLLDVRVLPVGDDRSVVLWHTAGDPRLAMGRAVARLQTVATFQDSLDGGETVWSEQVYGIFGMSRDEAPVPLLALRGRIHRDDAGALTRLLRTMTEGRKGAQTVLRVVLLDGSVRHVRVTTEPLLDGDKVTGCVGVYQDVSASRRTEFALTATFDQLNATRDQADARHQLALQLQRAIVPETAREELPGGLAVAARYRPAEEEYQVGGDWYDVVPLPSGKVLVAVGDIAGHGIESVTGMVALRNAQRALAFTGRGPGQLMGWLNEVTLRTGGGSTATAVCALYDPEDGELAWSSAGHLPLLLLRDGRATLLDPPRDILLGATPSATYQERRTPLRPGDTLLLYTDGLVERRHDGLGSGLGRLAAAAEELSPLEDPERLVDGLLALVTGDTGDDTSVVAVRVRARESGATTGAAGAADAGAGAADAGRGPEVVSLPVGSTGDAGS, from the coding sequence GTGTCCGCCACGGGCGGGGCGTCCGGATTCGCCGGGCTCGCCGCGGAGAACCGGCGCCTGCGGGAGGCGGCGGCGCGCGGCCATCTGATCGATCTCGCCACCGGCATGCTCGCCGTCCAGCTGGGGCAGTCCACGGCCGACGCCGCCGACCGCCTGGCGGACCTCGCTCGCGCGACGGGCACCTCGCTCGAGGACCTCGCCGCGGACATCGTGAACGGTGCCGCCTCACCCGGAGACCCGCGTGTCGACCCCGGCACCGCACCACCCCGGCCCGCCCGTCGGCTCCGACAGGCGGCGGCCGCCGCCGAGACGGCGGACAGCGTCGGCGAGGCGGCCCTCACCCTCCTGGAGCGCGGGCTCGCGCCTCTCGGCGCGGACAGCGTGTGGCTGTGGCGGTGCGCCGAGGCCGGATACCTGCGGCTCGCCGGATACGCCGGGGTCTCCGCCACGGAGGCGGCGGCATGGCACGGCATTCCTCCGGCGTTCCCGGAGCCCTTCCGTACCGCCCTCGCGGAGAACGCGCCCGTGTGGCTGGGCGGGGGCCCGGCGGACGCCACCGCGCTCCCCGGCGCCTCCGCGGTCGCCGCCCGGGCGCTCGTGCCGCTGCGGCGGCGCGGCACCACCATCGGACTGGCGCTGATCGGCTGGCCGGAGCCCATGGGGTTCGACGTCCGCACGCGGCGGGACATCACCAGGCTGATGGAGGTGGCGAGCACGGTCCTCGACCGGCCCGACTCCCCGGAGGCCACCGCACCCGAGTTCGTGGACCTCCTCGACGCGCTCACCCGCCCCGGGGTACTCCTGCGGACGAGCGGTACGTCCGGAGGGACGACGGTCGAGCACGCCAACGAGGACGCCGTCGTCGCCCTCGGGGGCCCTCTCCCCGCCGACGACAGGTCTCTGCCCCGCGCCTTCCCCCTGGCCCACCGGGAGCTCGCCCGCCTGGTCGGCCGGGCCCACCGCGCCCGGCGCCCCCAGCACGCCGCCCGTCTTCCCGTGAGGGCCCGCACCGGCCCGGAAGGATCCCTCGCGCCACTCCTCGACGTACGGGTCCTGCCGGTCGGTGACGACCGGTCCGTCGTCCTGTGGCACACCGCCGGCGACCCGCGGCTCGCGATGGGACGGGCCGTCGCGAGGCTTCAGACCGTCGCCACGTTCCAGGACAGCCTGGACGGCGGCGAGACCGTGTGGTCCGAGCAGGTGTACGGGATCTTCGGGATGTCCCGGGACGAGGCGCCCGTGCCGCTCCTGGCACTCCGCGGGCGGATCCACCGTGACGACGCCGGGGCACTGACCCGGCTCCTCAGGACGATGACGGAAGGCCGGAAGGGTGCGCAGACGGTGCTTCGCGTCGTGCTGCTCGACGGTTCGGTGCGGCACGTCCGGGTGACGACGGAGCCGCTCCTCGACGGGGACAAGGTCACCGGCTGCGTCGGGGTGTACCAGGACGTGTCGGCGAGCAGACGCACCGAGTTCGCCCTGACGGCGACCTTCGACCAGCTCAACGCCACCCGCGACCAGGCCGACGCGCGTCATCAGCTGGCCCTCCAGCTCCAGCGGGCGATCGTTCCCGAGACCGCCCGCGAGGAACTGCCGGGCGGTCTCGCGGTGGCTGCCCGCTACCGGCCGGCGGAGGAGGAGTACCAGGTGGGCGGCGACTGGTACGACGTGGTGCCGCTGCCGAGCGGCAAGGTCCTGGTGGCCGTCGGCGACATCGCGGGGCACGGGATCGAATCCGTCACCGGCATGGTCGCCCTGCGCAACGCGCAGCGCGCGCTGGCCTTCACCGGTCGCGGCCCCGGACAGCTGATGGGCTGGCTCAACGAGGTCACCCTGCGCACGGGAGGCGGCAGCACGGCGACGGCGGTGTGCGCGCTGTACGACCCGGAGGACGGCGAGCTCGCCTGGTCGAGCGCGGGGCATCTGCCGCTTCTGCTGCTCAGGGACGGACGGGCGACGTTGCTCGACCCGCCGCGGGACATCCTGTTGGGGGCCACGCCCTCGGCCACGTACCAGGAACGCCGGACCCCCCTCCGGCCGGGAGACACCCTGCTGCTGTACACGGACGGGCTGGTGGAGCGGCGCCACGACGGTCTGGGCTCCGGTCTCGGCCGACTGGCCGCGGCGGCGGAGGAGCTCTCGCCGCTGGAGGACCCGGAGCGGCTGGTGGACGGCTTGCTCGCCCTGGTGACGGGCGACACCGGCGACGACACCAGCGTCGTCGCCGTACGCGTCCGGGCGCGGGAATCCGGGGCGACGACGGGCGCAGCCGGTGCGGCGGACGCGGGGGCCGGTGCGGCGGACGCCGGGCGGGGACCCGAGGTGGTCAGTCTGCCGGTCGGTTCGACAGGCGACGCCGGATCTTGA
- a CDS encoding tyrosinase cofactor, with protein sequence MSSITRRRVLGVAAGAAGAAAGLALAGSAVADAPRAAAPAAGPAPASFDEVYQGRRIKGGPAHGGGHHGGHHGGGYSVTIDGEELHVMQNADGTWISVINHYEPVATPKSLARAAVRELQGAPLVPLTLG encoded by the coding sequence ATGTCCAGCATCACCCGCCGCCGGGTTCTCGGCGTCGCGGCCGGGGCCGCAGGGGCCGCCGCGGGCCTCGCCCTGGCCGGCTCCGCCGTCGCCGACGCTCCCCGAGCCGCCGCTCCCGCGGCCGGACCGGCGCCGGCCTCCTTCGACGAGGTCTACCAGGGCCGTCGCATCAAGGGCGGGCCCGCGCACGGCGGAGGTCACCACGGGGGACATCACGGAGGCGGCTACTCCGTGACGATCGACGGCGAGGAACTGCACGTCATGCAGAACGCCGACGGTACCTGGATCAGTGTGATCAACCACTACGAGCCCGTCGCCACGCCCAAGTCGCTGGCCCGCGCGGCCGTCCGCGAACTCCAGGGCGCCCCGCTCGTACCCCTCACCCTCGGCTGA
- a CDS encoding succinate dehydrogenase/fumarate reductase iron-sulfur subunit has product MRLTLRVWRQRNADTPGAMSTYDVDGISADMSFLEMLDTLNEDLILRGEDPVAFDHDCREGICGACSLVINGDAHGPERTTTCQLHMRSFHDGDTIDVEPWRASAFPVVKDLVVDRSAFDRVIQAGGYISAPTGSAPEAHATPVPKADADSAFEHAECIGCGACVAACPNGSAMLFTSAKVNHLNVLPQGSPERETRVLDMVAQMDAEGFGGCTLTGECATACPKGIPLPSIAAMNREWLRAQRKTARG; this is encoded by the coding sequence ATGAGGCTCACCCTGCGCGTCTGGCGCCAGCGGAACGCCGACACCCCCGGCGCGATGTCCACCTACGACGTGGACGGAATCTCCGCCGACATGTCGTTCCTGGAGATGCTCGACACCCTCAACGAGGACCTCATCCTGCGCGGCGAGGACCCCGTGGCCTTCGACCACGACTGCCGCGAGGGGATCTGCGGCGCGTGCAGCCTCGTCATCAACGGCGACGCGCACGGGCCGGAGCGGACCACGACCTGCCAGCTCCACATGCGGTCGTTCCACGACGGCGACACGATCGACGTCGAGCCCTGGCGGGCCTCCGCGTTCCCCGTCGTCAAGGACCTGGTCGTCGACCGCTCCGCCTTCGACCGCGTCATCCAGGCCGGCGGCTACATCTCCGCCCCCACCGGCTCGGCCCCCGAGGCCCACGCGACCCCCGTCCCCAAGGCGGACGCGGACTCCGCCTTCGAGCACGCCGAGTGCATCGGCTGCGGGGCCTGCGTGGCGGCCTGCCCCAACGGCTCGGCGATGCTCTTCACCTCCGCCAAGGTCAACCACCTGAACGTGCTGCCCCAGGGCTCCCCGGAACGCGAGACCCGGGTCCTCGACATGGTGGCCCAGATGGACGCGGAGGGCTTCGGCGGCTGCACCCTGACGGGCGAATGCGCGACGGCCTGCCCGAAGGGGATCCCGCTGCCGTCGATCGCGGCGATGAACCGGGAGTGGTTGCGGGCGCAGCGGAAGACGGCCCGCGGCTGA
- a CDS encoding tyrosinase family protein: MTVRKNQASLTADEKRRFVAALLELKRSGRYDTFVTTHNAFIMSDTDNGDRVGHRSPSFLPWHRRFLIEFEQALQSVDPTVNLPYWDWTADRTSRSSLWAPDFLGGTGRARDGQVLDGPFARSGSRWTINVRVDGRDYLRRDLGAGGRQLPTRAEVDSVLAMETYDTAPWNSSSDGFRNHLEGWRGVNLHNRVHVWVGGQMGTGVSPNDPVFWLHHAFIDKLWADWQARHPRSPYLPAAGTANVVDLGDTMRPWNDVTPADMLDHTRHYTFDTAA; this comes from the coding sequence ATGACCGTACGCAAGAACCAGGCCTCCCTCACCGCCGACGAGAAGCGGCGCTTCGTCGCCGCCCTCCTGGAGCTCAAGCGCTCCGGGCGGTACGACACCTTCGTCACCACGCACAACGCCTTCATCATGAGCGACACCGACAACGGCGACCGCGTCGGCCACCGGTCGCCGTCGTTCCTGCCCTGGCACCGGCGCTTCCTCATAGAGTTCGAACAGGCGCTGCAATCCGTCGACCCGACGGTCAACCTCCCCTACTGGGACTGGACGGCCGACCGCACCTCCCGCTCCTCGCTGTGGGCGCCCGACTTCCTCGGTGGCACCGGGCGCGCCCGCGACGGCCAGGTGCTCGACGGCCCGTTCGCCCGCAGCGGCAGCCGCTGGACGATCAACGTCCGCGTCGACGGCCGCGACTACCTGCGGCGCGACCTCGGCGCGGGCGGCCGTCAGCTCCCGACCCGGGCCGAGGTGGACTCCGTCCTCGCCATGGAGACCTACGACACGGCCCCGTGGAACAGCTCGTCGGACGGCTTCCGCAACCATCTCGAAGGGTGGCGCGGTGTGAACCTCCACAACCGCGTCCATGTCTGGGTCGGCGGCCAGATGGGCACCGGAGTCTCCCCGAACGACCCCGTGTTCTGGCTGCACCACGCCTTCATCGACAAGCTGTGGGCCGACTGGCAGGCACGCCACCCGCGGTCGCCCTACCTGCCGGCCGCGGGCACCGCGAACGTCGTCGACCTCGGCGACACCATGCGCCCGTGGAACGACGTGACCCCGGCGGACATGCTCGACCACACCCGTCACTACACGTTCGACACGGCGGCCTGA
- a CDS encoding EAL domain-containing protein, whose protein sequence is MKVPSQPSGSLAEADGPEDRLRRFVTIWSRAIFPVTATSLTRAEFEGHLLPLARTLYDALHARPFDTAPAQRAGAALVAAHCTDPDALGRSLGVVDSYLVLYCGTESDLPAEELRARCSRLQHAMATGYAQALRERTRAEQEAIARSALSARSAAEIALHATESRFRAVFDGAAIGIGIADLDGNVLEVNETLTRMFGGMEGPLRSRKVSEWVHPEDGPHVWKLYEELVRGDRESYRVEKPYYRGDGTVLWTNLTVSLLRDAEGNPQYQLALMEDTTERRLLHLRLRYEATHDALTGLPNRTLFFERLEKALAPGENARFGLCYLDLDGFKVINDSLGHSTGDRLLVEVADRLQSCVTGPGEMVARLGGDEFVALTTGAGGEQDVTELADRILAALATPLRIDGRELTVRGSLGVVEGPAGERTPAEVLRSADITMYRAKSAGGNRFELADPEADARAITRHGLTTALPTALERGEFFIEYQPLVHLGDGSVHGAEALVRWCHPQHGVLGPDRFIPLAEDTGLIVPLGRWVLQEAVRQARFWQARHADGGPLRINVNLSPTQLHHPRLVADTVDVLERSGLEPGALCLEVTESALIGADEDLLKPLRQLAEMGVDIALDDFGTGYSNLANLRRLPVSVLKLDRSFTRGMQQHPVDPVDLKIVEGIVSLAHSLELAVTVEGVETGAQARQLRDLGCDTAQGWYYARPGAPDRIHSLLLADAV, encoded by the coding sequence GTGAAGGTCCCGTCTCAGCCGTCCGGCAGCCTTGCCGAAGCCGACGGCCCGGAGGACAGACTCAGGCGGTTCGTCACCATCTGGAGCCGCGCGATCTTCCCGGTGACCGCCACCTCGCTGACCCGCGCCGAGTTCGAGGGCCATCTGCTGCCGCTGGCCCGCACCCTGTACGACGCGCTGCACGCCCGGCCCTTCGACACGGCCCCGGCCCAGCGCGCCGGCGCGGCCCTCGTCGCCGCCCACTGCACCGACCCGGACGCGCTCGGCCGCAGCCTCGGGGTCGTCGACTCGTACCTGGTGCTCTACTGCGGTACGGAGTCGGACCTGCCGGCCGAGGAGCTCCGGGCCCGCTGTTCCCGGCTCCAGCACGCCATGGCCACCGGCTACGCCCAGGCCCTGCGCGAGCGGACAAGGGCTGAGCAGGAGGCCATCGCACGCTCCGCGCTCTCCGCCCGCAGCGCCGCCGAGATCGCCCTGCACGCCACCGAGAGCCGCTTCCGCGCGGTCTTCGACGGGGCGGCGATCGGCATCGGCATCGCCGACCTCGACGGCAACGTCCTGGAGGTCAACGAGACCCTCACCCGCATGTTCGGCGGGATGGAGGGACCGCTGCGGAGCCGGAAGGTCAGCGAGTGGGTCCACCCGGAGGACGGCCCGCACGTCTGGAAGCTGTACGAGGAGCTGGTCCGCGGCGACCGGGAGTCCTACCGGGTCGAGAAGCCGTACTACCGCGGTGACGGAACGGTTCTCTGGACCAATCTCACCGTCTCGCTCCTCCGCGACGCCGAGGGCAACCCGCAGTACCAGCTGGCCCTCATGGAGGACACCACCGAGCGGCGCCTGCTCCATCTGCGCCTGCGGTACGAGGCCACCCATGACGCGCTGACGGGACTGCCCAACCGCACGCTGTTCTTCGAGCGGCTCGAAAAGGCCCTCGCGCCCGGCGAGAACGCCCGCTTCGGCCTCTGCTACCTGGACCTCGACGGTTTCAAGGTCATCAACGACAGCCTCGGCCACTCCACCGGCGACCGGCTCCTCGTCGAGGTCGCCGACCGGCTGCAGAGCTGCGTCACCGGGCCCGGCGAGATGGTGGCCCGGCTCGGCGGCGACGAGTTCGTCGCCCTCACCACCGGCGCCGGCGGCGAGCAGGACGTCACCGAACTCGCCGACCGCATCCTCGCCGCCCTCGCCACCCCGCTCCGCATCGACGGCCGTGAACTGACCGTCCGCGGCAGCCTCGGCGTCGTCGAGGGCCCGGCCGGCGAACGCACCCCGGCCGAGGTGCTGCGGAGCGCCGACATCACCATGTACCGGGCCAAGTCCGCCGGCGGCAACCGCTTCGAGCTCGCCGACCCGGAGGCCGACGCCCGCGCCATCACCCGGCACGGCCTCACCACGGCCCTGCCGACCGCCCTGGAACGCGGCGAGTTCTTCATCGAGTACCAGCCGCTCGTCCACCTCGGCGACGGCAGCGTGCACGGCGCGGAGGCGCTCGTCCGGTGGTGCCACCCGCAGCACGGCGTACTCGGCCCCGACCGGTTCATCCCGCTCGCCGAGGACACCGGGCTCATCGTGCCGCTCGGCCGCTGGGTGCTCCAGGAGGCCGTACGACAGGCCCGGTTCTGGCAGGCCCGGCACGCCGACGGCGGACCGCTGCGGATCAACGTCAACCTCTCCCCGACGCAGCTGCACCACCCGCGCCTGGTCGCCGACACCGTCGACGTTCTGGAGCGGTCCGGGCTCGAACCGGGCGCGCTCTGCCTGGAGGTGACCGAATCGGCGCTGATCGGCGCCGACGAGGACCTGCTCAAGCCGCTGCGGCAGCTCGCCGAGATGGGCGTGGACATCGCGCTCGACGACTTCGGCACCGGTTACTCGAACCTGGCCAACCTGCGCCGGCTGCCGGTGAGCGTCCTCAAACTCGACCGCTCCTTCACCCGGGGCATGCAGCAGCACCCGGTGGACCCGGTCGACCTCAAGATCGTCGAGGGGATCGTCTCCCTGGCGCACAGCCTGGAACTCGCCGTCACCGTCGAGGGCGTGGAGACCGGAGCGCAGGCCCGCCAGCTCCGCGACCTCGGCTGCGACACGGCCCAGGGCTGGTACTACGCCCGCCCCGGCGCCCCGGACCGCATCCACTCCCTGCTCCTGGCGGACGCGGTCTGA
- a CDS encoding succinate dehydrogenase, with protein MAVSGLLMLGYLVAHVAGNLKVFFGPEEFNAYGHWLRVMGAPVLHHEWALWLVRIVLLAAVVAHAVSAYQLSRRDVRARPTAYVHRRKRSSYATRTMRWGGIILALFIVWHVLDLTTGTVHPGGFEEGKPYQNVVDTFSTWYGNVIYIVAMLAVGLHVRHGFWSAAQTLGVGSARRERLLRRLADTLALVLTAGFISVPVAVMTGVVS; from the coding sequence ATGGCAGTCAGCGGGCTGCTCATGCTCGGCTATCTCGTCGCCCATGTCGCCGGCAATCTGAAGGTCTTCTTCGGCCCCGAGGAGTTCAACGCCTACGGCCACTGGCTGCGGGTCATGGGCGCCCCCGTCCTGCACCACGAGTGGGCCCTCTGGCTCGTCCGGATCGTGCTCCTCGCCGCCGTCGTGGCCCACGCCGTCTCCGCGTACCAGCTCAGCCGCCGTGACGTGAGGGCCCGCCCCACCGCGTACGTCCACCGCCGCAAGCGCTCCTCGTACGCCACCCGCACCATGCGCTGGGGCGGGATCATCCTCGCCCTCTTCATCGTCTGGCACGTCCTCGACCTGACCACAGGCACCGTCCACCCCGGCGGCTTCGAGGAGGGCAAGCCCTACCAGAACGTCGTCGACACCTTCTCCACCTGGTACGGCAACGTCATCTACATCGTCGCCATGCTCGCCGTCGGCCTTCACGTCCGGCACGGCTTCTGGAGCGCCGCCCAGACCCTCGGCGTCGGCAGCGCCCGCCGCGAGCGCCTCCTGCGACGCCTCGCCGACACCCTCGCGCTCGTCCTGACCGCGGGCTTCATCTCCGTCCCCGTCGCCGTCATGACCGGAGTGGTGAGCTGA
- a CDS encoding fumarate reductase/succinate dehydrogenase flavoprotein subunit: MSFLDFTTGEPVADDKAPTGPVAERWDTRRFQAKLVNPANRRKHRVIVVGTGLAGGSAGATLAEQGYHVVQFCFQDSPRRAHSIAAQGGINAAKNYRNDGDSIHRLFYDTVKGGDFRARESNVHRLAQISVEIIDQCVAQGVPFAREYGGLLDTRSFGGVQVSRTFYARGQTGQQLLLGAYQALSRQIAAGNVEMHARTEMLDLVVVDGRARGIVARDLITGEISTHYADAVVLASGGYGNVFYLSTNAMNSNATAVWRAHRRGAYFANPCFTQIHPTCIPRTGDHQSKLTLMSESLRNDGRIWVPKAKGDTRPAVDIPEDERDYYLERIYPSFGNLVPRDIASRAAKNVCDEGRGVGPGGQGVYLDFADAIRRMGRAAVEEKYGNLFDMYARITAQNPYEVPMRIYPAVHYTMGGLWVDYDLQTTVPGLFAIGEANFSDHGANRLGASALMQGLADGYFVLPATINDYLARHPHTEPLTDDHPAVKEVLAETEDRLNLLLAVDGDRTPDSFHRELGELMWEYCGMARTEAGLRTALARIPEIREEFWSRIKVPGTGQEFNQSLEKANRIVDYLELAELMCLDALHRAESCGGHFREESQTPDGEAARRDEEFAYAAAWEFGGTGTAPVLHKEDLTFEYVHPTQRSYA, from the coding sequence ATGAGCTTCCTCGACTTCACGACCGGGGAACCGGTCGCCGACGACAAGGCCCCCACCGGCCCCGTCGCCGAACGCTGGGACACCCGCCGCTTCCAGGCCAAGCTGGTCAACCCGGCCAACCGCCGCAAGCATCGCGTCATCGTCGTCGGCACCGGCCTGGCCGGTGGCTCGGCCGGTGCCACCCTCGCCGAACAGGGCTACCACGTCGTCCAGTTCTGCTTCCAGGACTCCCCGCGCCGCGCCCACTCCATCGCCGCCCAGGGCGGCATCAACGCCGCCAAGAACTACCGCAACGACGGCGACTCCATCCACCGTCTCTTCTACGACACCGTCAAGGGCGGCGACTTCAGGGCGCGCGAGTCCAACGTCCACCGCCTGGCCCAGATCTCCGTCGAGATCATCGACCAGTGCGTCGCCCAGGGCGTCCCCTTCGCCCGCGAGTACGGCGGACTCCTCGACACCCGCTCCTTCGGCGGCGTCCAGGTCTCCCGCACCTTCTACGCGCGCGGCCAGACCGGCCAGCAGCTCCTCCTCGGCGCCTACCAGGCCCTGTCCCGGCAGATCGCCGCCGGAAACGTCGAGATGCACGCCCGTACGGAGATGCTCGACCTGGTCGTCGTCGACGGGCGGGCCCGCGGCATCGTCGCCCGCGACCTGATCACCGGTGAGATCTCCACCCACTACGCGGACGCGGTGGTCCTCGCCAGCGGCGGCTACGGCAATGTCTTCTACCTGTCGACGAACGCCATGAACTCCAACGCCACCGCCGTCTGGCGGGCCCACCGGCGCGGCGCGTACTTCGCCAACCCCTGCTTCACCCAGATCCACCCCACCTGCATCCCGCGCACCGGCGACCACCAGTCGAAGCTGACGCTGATGAGCGAGTCGCTGCGCAACGACGGCCGCATCTGGGTCCCGAAGGCCAAGGGGGACACCCGGCCGGCCGTCGACATCCCCGAGGACGAGCGCGACTACTACCTGGAGCGGATCTACCCCTCCTTCGGCAACCTCGTCCCCCGCGACATCGCCTCCCGGGCCGCGAAGAACGTCTGCGACGAGGGCCGCGGCGTCGGCCCCGGCGGGCAGGGCGTCTACCTCGACTTCGCCGACGCGATCCGCCGTATGGGCCGGGCCGCCGTCGAGGAGAAGTACGGCAACCTCTTCGACATGTACGCGCGGATCACCGCGCAGAACCCGTACGAGGTCCCCATGCGGATCTACCCCGCCGTCCACTACACGATGGGCGGACTCTGGGTCGACTACGACCTCCAGACCACCGTCCCCGGGCTCTTCGCCATCGGCGAGGCCAACTTCTCCGACCACGGGGCCAACCGGCTCGGCGCCTCCGCCCTCATGCAGGGCCTCGCCGACGGCTACTTCGTCCTCCCGGCGACCATCAACGACTACCTCGCCCGGCACCCCCACACGGAGCCCCTCACCGACGACCACCCGGCCGTGAAGGAGGTGCTCGCCGAGACGGAGGACCGGCTGAACCTCCTCCTCGCCGTCGACGGCGACCGCACCCCCGACTCCTTCCACCGCGAACTCGGCGAACTCATGTGGGAGTACTGCGGGATGGCCCGCACGGAGGCCGGACTGCGCACCGCCCTCGCCCGGATCCCGGAGATCCGCGAGGAGTTCTGGAGCCGGATCAAGGTCCCCGGGACGGGCCAGGAGTTCAACCAGTCGCTCGAGAAGGCCAACCGCATCGTCGACTACCTGGAACTCGCCGAGCTCATGTGCCTCGACGCGCTCCACCGCGCCGAGTCCTGCGGCGGCCACTTCCGCGAGGAGTCCCAGACGCCCGACGGCGAAGCCGCCCGTCGCGACGAGGAGTTCGCGTACGCGGCGGCCTGGGAGTTCGGCGGCACCGGCACGGCCCCCGTCCTCCACAAGGAGGACCTCACCTTCGAGTACGTCCATCCCACCCAGCGGAGCTACGCATGA
- a CDS encoding SAM-dependent methyltransferase: protein MERPAWAPPGIDISMPSVSRMYDFYLGGSHNFEVDREAARKAMEFMPGLPKIMQANRAFMRRAVRHAVDNDVTQFLDIGSGIPTFGNVHEVARTADPAARVVYVDHDPVAVAHSRAVLEGDEGAAVVAADLRKPADILHSPEVSRLLDLERPVALLLVAVLHFLEDEDRPHEAVTELLDALAPGSLLVLTHASYEGIPLSEEQAGGTVGVYRNIRNPLVMRSGAEITRFFEGTELIEPGLVPMPHWRPDSPVEEEDPYAFSGFAGVGRKA, encoded by the coding sequence ATGGAGCGTCCCGCCTGGGCTCCGCCTGGTATCGACATTTCGATGCCGAGCGTGTCCCGTATGTACGACTTCTATCTGGGCGGCTCGCACAATTTCGAAGTGGACCGGGAAGCGGCGCGCAAGGCCATGGAGTTCATGCCTGGCCTGCCCAAGATCATGCAGGCGAACCGTGCCTTCATGCGGCGCGCCGTCCGCCACGCCGTTGACAACGACGTCACCCAGTTCCTCGACATCGGCTCCGGCATACCCACCTTCGGCAATGTGCACGAGGTCGCCCGGACCGCCGACCCCGCCGCGCGCGTCGTCTACGTCGACCACGACCCGGTCGCCGTCGCCCACAGCCGCGCCGTCCTGGAGGGCGACGAGGGCGCCGCGGTCGTCGCCGCCGACCTGCGCAAGCCGGCCGACATCCTCCACAGCCCCGAGGTGTCCCGACTCCTCGACCTGGAGCGGCCGGTGGCGCTGCTCCTCGTCGCCGTCCTGCACTTCCTGGAGGACGAGGACCGGCCGCACGAGGCCGTCACGGAACTGCTCGACGCCCTCGCGCCCGGCAGCCTCCTCGTACTCACCCACGCCTCGTACGAGGGCATCCCGCTCTCAGAGGAGCAGGCCGGCGGCACCGTCGGGGTCTACCGGAACATCCGCAACCCGCTGGTGATGCGCTCCGGCGCCGAGATCACCCGCTTCTTCGAGGGCACCGAACTGATCGAGCCCGGCCTCGTCCCGATGCCCCACTGGCGTCCGGACAGTCCGGTCGAGGAGGAGGACCCCTACGCCTTCTCCGGTTTCGCAGGGGTGGGGCGCAAGGCGTGA
- a CDS encoding LysR substrate-binding domain-containing protein, with product MQFQQLLYFVAVAETRHFTRAAERVHVSQPSLSQQIKALEQELGAELFSRARGNITLTDAGEALLPLARRILADTETARIEVQELAQLKRGRVRLGATPSLCTGLLPDVLRAFHDLHPGIELLIEEGGSHDLVRELARGALDLALVVLPLPSPSPALTTVELLREDLVVVSSASAQAPRRPVRITDLRDQPLVMFRHGYDLRELTVAACRAEGFEPTFTVEGGELDAVLGFVRAGLGLAVVPAMVASRAGRDLRVTALARPGLRRTIALAHRSDVAPPRAARELQRMLLASRRGGPDRAAAAPA from the coding sequence ATGCAGTTCCAGCAGCTCCTCTACTTCGTCGCCGTGGCCGAGACCCGTCACTTCACCCGGGCCGCCGAGCGTGTCCATGTCTCGCAGCCCTCGCTCTCCCAGCAGATCAAGGCCCTGGAACAGGAGTTGGGCGCCGAGCTGTTCAGCCGCGCCCGGGGGAACATCACGCTCACCGACGCGGGCGAGGCCCTGCTGCCGCTCGCGCGCCGGATCCTCGCCGACACGGAGACGGCCCGGATCGAGGTGCAGGAGCTGGCCCAGCTCAAGCGGGGCCGGGTGCGGCTCGGCGCGACCCCGAGCCTGTGCACGGGCCTGCTCCCGGACGTGCTGCGCGCCTTCCACGACCTGCACCCGGGGATCGAGCTCCTCATCGAGGAGGGCGGCTCGCACGATCTCGTACGGGAGCTGGCCCGCGGGGCCCTCGACCTGGCGCTGGTCGTGCTGCCGCTGCCGAGCCCGTCACCGGCCCTGACGACGGTGGAGCTGCTCCGGGAGGACCTGGTGGTCGTCTCCTCGGCTTCGGCTCAGGCGCCGCGGCGCCCGGTGCGGATCACCGACCTGCGGGACCAGCCGCTCGTGATGTTCCGGCACGGCTACGACCTGCGGGAACTGACCGTGGCGGCCTGCCGGGCGGAGGGCTTCGAGCCCACCTTCACCGTGGAGGGCGGCGAGCTGGACGCGGTCCTCGGTTTCGTACGGGCCGGGCTCGGGCTCGCGGTCGTCCCCGCGATGGTGGCGTCGCGGGCGGGCCGGGACCTGCGCGTCACCGCCCTCGCCCGGCCGGGGCTGCGCCGGACGATCGCGCTGGCCCACCGGAGCGACGTGGCACCGCCGAGGGCGGCGCGGGAGCTCCAGCGGATGCTGCTCGCCTCCCGCCGGGGCGGGCCCGACCGGGCCGCGGCCGCCCCGGCCTGA